A window of Polaromonas hydrogenivorans contains these coding sequences:
- a CDS encoding ISAs1 family transposase: MLIQAFSILPDPRTGPAQRHDLKEMIVMTLSAVLCGADNWVDVAEWASDNEDWLKKYLVLEQGTPSHDTFGRVFRLLDAEVFEQCFRRWIRGIAGNVKGVIALDGKTLCGSCDGANTALHMVSAFATESGLCLGQEGTRGKGHEIVAIKALLEALTLKDCTVTIDAIGCQREIAEKIVGQGGHYLLALKANQGTLFEAVAEFYAEGQRHGFGSLAVSRFETLEKDHGRIETRRHVWVGKLDWMEPSLRDDWKNLAGVGMVERQREIKGKVSVERTFYIGSEGISSAQTLANAARGHWGIENRLHWVLDVTFREDECRVRTGHAPRNLSTIRKFALTLLRQDQQYPKRSMRSRRKTADRLTDYRESLLDLQPRG; this comes from the coding sequence ATGCTGATTCAAGCTTTCTCGATACTGCCCGATCCACGCACTGGTCCTGCACAACGCCATGATCTCAAGGAGATGATCGTGATGACGCTGAGCGCCGTGCTGTGCGGGGCGGACAACTGGGTGGACGTAGCCGAGTGGGCCAGCGATAACGAAGACTGGCTCAAAAAATACCTTGTCCTGGAGCAGGGAACACCCTCGCACGACACGTTCGGGCGCGTCTTTCGCCTGCTGGACGCAGAGGTTTTCGAGCAATGCTTTCGCCGCTGGATACGAGGCATTGCGGGCAATGTCAAAGGCGTGATTGCCCTGGATGGCAAGACGCTGTGCGGCTCGTGCGATGGCGCCAACACGGCGCTGCACATGGTTAGCGCCTTTGCGACAGAAAGCGGCTTGTGCCTGGGCCAGGAGGGCACGCGGGGCAAGGGCCACGAGATTGTGGCCATCAAGGCGCTGCTGGAGGCGCTCACACTCAAGGACTGCACCGTGACCATTGACGCCATAGGCTGCCAGAGGGAAATCGCCGAGAAAATCGTCGGGCAAGGCGGCCACTACCTGCTGGCGCTCAAGGCTAATCAGGGTACGCTCTTTGAGGCGGTGGCGGAGTTCTACGCCGAGGGCCAGAGGCACGGCTTTGGCAGCCTTGCGGTGAGTCGCTTCGAGACGCTGGAAAAAGACCATGGGCGCATTGAGACGCGGCGCCATGTATGGGTGGGCAAGCTCGACTGGATGGAGCCGTCGTTGCGCGATGACTGGAAAAACCTTGCAGGCGTTGGCATGGTCGAGCGCCAGCGCGAGATCAAGGGCAAGGTGTCGGTGGAGCGCACGTTTTACATTGGCTCCGAAGGCATCTCATCGGCCCAGACGCTGGCCAATGCGGCACGGGGGCACTGGGGAATTGAGAACCGCCTGCACTGGGTGCTCGATGTCACGTTCCGCGAGGACGAGTGCCGGGTGCGCACAGGCCATGCCCCGCGCAATCTCTCGACGATAAGAAAGTTCGCTTTGACGCTGCTGCGCCAAGACCAGCAGTACCCCAAACGCAGCATGCGAAGCCGCCGCAAAACCGCTGACCGACTCACCGATTACAGGGAATCACTCCTGGACCTTCAGCCTCGGGGTTAA
- a CDS encoding molybdopterin-dependent oxidoreductase → MNRSNHHDTGRRQFLRHAGLGAASLGALPLHSLAAGIENLPFGNGARELVAYPQKRPLLRITTRPPHLETPFNVFTEGAITPNDAFFVRYHLANFPTTIDAQAYRLKVGGHVKQPLSLSLAELKALAEPAEVVAVNQCSGNSRAFAQPRVFGAQLGNGSMGNARWVGVPLRAVLEKAGVLAGARQVAFNGLDAPVLAVTPDFVKALNIDLALSPEPLIAWAMNGADIPFLNGYPIKLIVPGYFGTYWVKHLSEIEVLDHDFDGFFMSTAYRVPDNACICVPAGTAPTATRPITSLPVRSFMTGLADGAHVPAGRALLLKGIAFDGGSGIKKVEVSEDGQPWREAALGQDLGRFSFREWRLPLTPSRKGPMTLSVRATNRQGDVQPATASWNPGGYARNVIEVTRIVAV, encoded by the coding sequence ATGAACCGTAGCAATCACCACGACACCGGCAGACGGCAGTTTTTACGGCATGCCGGCCTGGGCGCGGCCAGCCTTGGAGCCCTGCCGCTGCACAGCCTGGCGGCAGGCATTGAAAACCTGCCCTTTGGCAACGGCGCCCGCGAGCTGGTGGCCTATCCGCAAAAGCGGCCCCTGCTGCGCATCACCACACGGCCGCCGCATCTGGAAACACCCTTCAATGTTTTTACTGAAGGGGCCATCACGCCCAACGATGCTTTTTTTGTGCGTTATCACCTGGCCAATTTCCCGACGACGATTGACGCGCAAGCCTATCGGCTCAAGGTCGGCGGCCATGTGAAGCAGCCGCTGTCGCTTTCGCTGGCGGAACTGAAAGCGCTGGCCGAGCCGGCGGAGGTGGTGGCGGTCAATCAGTGCTCGGGCAACAGCCGCGCGTTTGCGCAGCCGCGCGTATTCGGCGCGCAGCTGGGCAACGGATCAATGGGCAATGCGCGCTGGGTGGGCGTGCCGCTCAGGGCGGTGCTTGAAAAAGCGGGCGTCCTGGCCGGCGCCCGGCAGGTGGCATTCAACGGGCTGGATGCGCCGGTGCTTGCGGTAACGCCGGATTTCGTCAAGGCGCTGAACATCGACCTGGCGCTCAGCCCCGAGCCTTTGATTGCCTGGGCCATGAACGGGGCGGATATTCCCTTTCTGAACGGCTACCCCATCAAGCTGATCGTGCCGGGCTATTTCGGGACTTACTGGGTCAAGCACCTGAGCGAGATCGAGGTGCTGGACCACGACTTTGACGGTTTCTTCATGTCAACCGCCTATCGCGTTCCGGACAACGCCTGCATCTGCGTGCCCGCAGGCACCGCCCCCACGGCGACGCGGCCCATCACCAGTCTGCCGGTGCGTTCTTTCATGACCGGCCTGGCCGACGGTGCGCATGTTCCGGCCGGGCGCGCCCTGCTGCTCAAGGGCATCGCTTTTGACGGCGGCAGCGGCATTAAAAAGGTGGAAGTGTCCGAAGACGGCCAGCCGTGGCGGGAGGCCGCACTGGGCCAGGATCTCGGGCGGTTTTCATTTCGCGAATGGCGTCTGCCGCTGACGCCTTCCAGAAAAGGACCGATGACGCTGAGCGTCCGGGCCACCAATAGGCAGGGTGATGTGCAGCCCGCGACCGCCAGCTGGAACCCCGGCGGTTATGCGCGCAATGTGATTGAAGTGACCCGCATCGTTGCGGTTTAG
- a CDS encoding c-type cytochrome — protein sequence MKNSRLPFLRTAMLVLGLVGGAAMAQPASLTPLKPLTIKLPPETARLKPSTLPGYQAALQKCGICHSADYIKLQPPAMTQPQWTAEVRKMQHAYAAPLTDKEVADIGEYLAVTYGGAKPSGMAAAVPPPAASAANTAARAVDVQALLTANACLGCHAIGQKIVGPAYQEVARKYKNDAQAQNRLEASIRSGSSGKWGTVPMPAFAALSPQELAALAAFVLAQ from the coding sequence ATGAAGAACTCCAGACTGCCTTTTCTGCGCACCGCCATGCTGGTCCTCGGCCTTGTTGGCGGCGCGGCGATGGCGCAGCCGGCATCGCTGACGCCTTTGAAGCCGCTGACCATCAAGCTGCCGCCCGAGACCGCCAGGCTCAAGCCATCTACCTTGCCCGGTTACCAGGCCGCCCTGCAGAAATGCGGTATTTGCCACTCCGCCGACTACATCAAGCTGCAGCCGCCCGCCATGACGCAGCCGCAGTGGACTGCCGAAGTGCGCAAGATGCAGCATGCCTACGCCGCACCGCTGACTGACAAGGAAGTCGCTGACATTGGCGAGTACCTTGCGGTCACTTATGGTGGAGCCAAACCCTCCGGCATGGCCGCCGCAGTTCCGCCGCCTGCCGCCAGCGCTGCCAACACAGCAGCTAGAGCCGTTGATGTCCAGGCGCTGCTGACGGCAAACGCCTGCCTGGGTTGCCATGCCATCGGGCAGAAGATCGTTGGCCCGGCCTACCAGGAGGTTGCACGCAAATACAAAAACGATGCGCAGGCACAAAACAGGCTGGAGGCCAGCATCCGGTCCGGAAGCTCGGGCAAGTGGGGCACCGTGCCCATGCCTGCGTTTGCAGCGCTCAGTCCCCAGGAGCTGGCGGCACTGGCGGCGTTTGTGCTTGCTCAATAA
- a CDS encoding alpha/beta fold hydrolase, protein MTLPSMIDQPAEVQRLLQSATRLETPCGGGDLVWHAWGQATRNPALAPLVLLHGGSGSWTHWLRNIEALAESGRWVLVPDLPGFGDSAVPRHGTDADAIPELLEQGLQRLLGEQACDLVGFSFGGMAAGLVAAQFAARVARLVLVGAPGLGVAPEKAVRLNAWRHLAEASRRDEVHRSNLAALMLCHPESITETALRLHVANVLRDRMKGRSLSRTNVLARALVHVQCPVHAIYGAEDALYRGKMQALEPALRLAPGFRALTLVEGAGHWVQFERAEAFDEALLSTLNAAL, encoded by the coding sequence ATGACCCTGCCATCAATGATTGATCAACCCGCTGAAGTGCAACGCCTCCTGCAAAGCGCCACCCGTTTGGAAACGCCTTGTGGCGGTGGCGACCTGGTCTGGCATGCCTGGGGTCAGGCAACCCGCAATCCTGCCCTGGCGCCGCTCGTTTTGCTCCACGGCGGCAGCGGCAGTTGGACGCACTGGCTGCGCAACATCGAGGCGCTGGCCGAATCCGGTCGCTGGGTGCTGGTGCCCGATTTGCCCGGCTTTGGCGACTCCGCCGTTCCCCGGCATGGCACGGACGCCGACGCGATTCCCGAATTGCTTGAACAAGGGCTGCAGCGCCTGCTGGGCGAACAGGCCTGCGATCTGGTGGGGTTTTCCTTTGGCGGCATGGCGGCGGGTTTGGTGGCGGCGCAGTTTGCGGCGCGGGTGGCGCGGCTGGTTCTGGTCGGCGCGCCGGGCCTGGGGGTTGCGCCGGAAAAAGCCGTCCGGCTCAATGCCTGGCGGCATCTGGCCGAGGCCAGCCGGCGCGATGAAGTGCACCGAAGCAACCTGGCCGCGCTGATGCTCTGTCATCCCGAGTCCATTACCGAAACGGCCTTGCGCCTGCATGTGGCGAACGTGCTGCGCGACCGCATGAAAGGGCGCAGCCTGTCGCGCACCAATGTGCTGGCCCGTGCGCTGGTGCATGTGCAATGCCCGGTGCATGCCATCTATGGCGCTGAAGACGCGCTTTACCGGGGAAAGATGCAGGCGCTGGAGCCGGCGCTGCGGCTGGCTCCCGGTTTCAGGGCGCTGACGCTGGTTGAAGGGGCAGGGCACTGGGTGCAGTTTGAGCGGGCCGAAGCCTTTGACGAGGCGCTGCTGTCCACGCTCAACGCAGCCTTGTAG
- a CDS encoding RNA-guided endonuclease InsQ/TnpB family protein, giving the protein MKRLQAFKFELMPNGGQQRDIRRFAGARRFVYNKALDIQKANYAAGGKFIGYVDMANRLPEWKKEFGWLKESPSQSLQQSLKDSERAFKNFFEKRADFPRFKKRGSGESFRFPQGFEIDQANSRIKLPKLGWIRYRNSQGILGTAKNITISQSGAKWFASIQTEREVGQPIPAATSAIGIDAGIARFATMSDGSFVEPLNSFKKHEQRLKKYQRRMSRKVKNSRNWHKAKRKVQNIHTRIGNARKDFLHQATTEISKNHAMVAIEDLQVGNMSKSSKGTTEAPGKNVAAKSGLNKAILDQGWFEFRRQLEYKLAWRGGMLIAVPAHYTSQTCPACGHVAKENRQTQARFACVDCGYENHADVVGALNILARGHRVTACGEDGSGLARKRKTKPASVKQEPTEVTMREVAHV; this is encoded by the coding sequence ATGAAGCGCCTGCAAGCCTTTAAATTCGAGCTGATGCCAAACGGCGGGCAGCAGCGCGACATACGCCGCTTCGCCGGGGCGCGCAGGTTTGTCTATAACAAGGCGTTGGATATTCAAAAGGCCAACTACGCAGCAGGCGGCAAATTCATCGGTTACGTCGATATGGCCAATCGCCTTCCTGAGTGGAAAAAAGAGTTTGGATGGCTCAAGGAGTCGCCTTCGCAATCCTTGCAACAGTCGCTTAAAGATTCTGAGCGAGCGTTCAAAAACTTCTTTGAAAAACGCGCAGACTTTCCACGTTTTAAAAAACGCGGAAGTGGCGAGAGTTTCAGGTTTCCGCAAGGCTTTGAGATCGACCAGGCCAACAGCCGCATCAAGCTGCCCAAGCTGGGCTGGATTCGTTATCGCAACAGCCAGGGCATTCTTGGCACGGCCAAAAACATCACCATCAGTCAGTCGGGCGCAAAGTGGTTTGCCAGCATCCAGACCGAGCGCGAAGTCGGGCAACCTATTCCAGCAGCCACCAGCGCCATTGGAATCGACGCGGGCATAGCCCGATTCGCCACGATGAGTGACGGCAGTTTTGTTGAGCCGCTGAACAGCTTCAAGAAGCACGAACAGCGGCTCAAAAAGTACCAGCGGCGCATGAGCCGCAAAGTCAAAAACAGCCGGAACTGGCACAAAGCCAAAAGGAAGGTGCAAAACATCCACACCCGTATTGGTAACGCCCGCAAAGACTTCCTGCACCAAGCCACAACAGAGATCAGCAAAAACCACGCAATGGTCGCTATTGAGGACTTGCAGGTTGGCAATATGTCCAAGTCGAGCAAAGGCACTACCGAAGCACCGGGGAAAAACGTCGCGGCCAAGTCGGGATTGAACAAAGCCATCCTCGATCAGGGTTGGTTTGAGTTTCGCCGCCAGTTGGAATACAAGCTCGCTTGGCGCGGCGGGATGCTCATTGCAGTGCCTGCGCACTACACCAGCCAGACCTGCCCTGCCTGTGGTCACGTAGCCAAAGAAAACCGGCAAACGCAGGCTCGGTTTGCGTGTGTGGATTGTGGCTACGAGAACCATGCCGATGTCGTCGGCGCGTTGAATATATTGGCGCGGGGACACCGCGTTACAGCCTGTGGAGAGGACGGCTCTGGCCTTGCGCGTAAGCGCAAGACGAAACCAGCCTCTGTGAAGCAGGAACCCACCGAAGTGACTATGCGTGAGGTAGCTCATGTTTAG
- a CDS encoding ATP-binding response regulator, which yields MPGKLLWLTESHVLVEQVRLLCANVGSSVIPTFVLLGLLFWVLSGDVNVMWLGLWCAVTALSKLCCWLHAKRQLSRGVSVDGVPRLVWMLIALNALDGAIWGALPWVALDTAHLAGSVLVIAVLTGVAANSMSLLSPVLPVFVGFVIAEMIAGVSKLFLIGDPAYSALGIAGFLYFAIMMGQAINIARTTRTSIDLRFENIELMDQLRKKTAIAEAARHEAEEANAAKSKFLAAASHDLRQPIHAQGLFLEVLGQTPLTAHQREVLDCARSASLASSEMLNTLLDFSRIDAGVVRPHIQPFQLQTLLHKIENDLAPLADAKGMVYRSRETRATINSDATLVEMILRNLVSNAIRYTERGGVLITCRKRRHLAVVEVWDTGIGIAFENQQDIFREFHQLGNPERDRRKGLGLGLAIADGLAKALGRDLSLSSRPGRGSVFRLALPLSHATVAPVEPVWKPDPAHLQGMHVLVVDDDEAVVLGMAQLLQGWGCRCDTAGSIADALALARMHTPNVVISDYRLREQRTGAEAISALRGMLGKQIPALMITGDTAPERLREAMASDVPLLHKPVAPDQLYRALGELMRSMAAG from the coding sequence ATGCCCGGCAAGCTGCTGTGGCTGACGGAAAGCCATGTGCTGGTGGAGCAGGTGCGCCTGCTCTGCGCGAATGTGGGCAGTTCGGTGATTCCGACGTTTGTGCTGCTTGGCCTTCTGTTCTGGGTGCTTTCCGGCGACGTCAATGTGATGTGGCTGGGCTTGTGGTGCGCGGTCACGGCGCTTTCCAAGCTGTGCTGCTGGCTGCATGCCAAACGCCAGCTTTCCAGGGGGGTGAGCGTTGACGGCGTCCCCCGTCTGGTCTGGATGCTGATTGCTCTCAATGCCCTGGATGGCGCCATCTGGGGCGCCTTGCCCTGGGTGGCGCTCGATACCGCTCACCTGGCGGGCAGCGTTCTGGTCATCGCGGTGCTGACCGGCGTTGCGGCCAATTCCATGTCGCTGCTGTCGCCGGTGCTGCCGGTATTCGTGGGATTTGTCATTGCCGAGATGATTGCCGGCGTGAGCAAACTGTTTCTGATTGGCGACCCCGCTTACAGCGCCCTGGGCATCGCCGGTTTTTTGTACTTCGCCATCATGATGGGGCAGGCGATCAACATTGCCCGCACCACGCGAACTTCCATTGACCTGCGCTTCGAGAATATCGAGCTGATGGATCAACTGCGCAAAAAAACCGCTATCGCCGAAGCCGCGCGCCATGAAGCCGAAGAGGCCAACGCCGCCAAGTCCAAATTCCTCGCTGCGGCCAGCCACGACTTGCGCCAGCCGATTCATGCCCAGGGCCTGTTCCTGGAAGTGCTTGGCCAGACTCCTCTGACCGCGCACCAGCGCGAGGTGCTGGACTGCGCCCGGTCGGCCTCGCTGGCCTCCAGCGAGATGCTCAACACCTTGCTGGATTTCTCACGCATTGATGCCGGCGTGGTCAGGCCGCATATCCAGCCTTTTCAGCTGCAGACCCTTTTGCACAAAATAGAAAATGACCTGGCGCCCCTGGCCGATGCCAAGGGCATGGTGTACCGCTCGCGTGAAACGCGCGCGACCATCAATTCCGACGCCACGCTGGTTGAAATGATCTTGCGCAACCTCGTCTCCAATGCCATCCGCTACACCGAACGCGGCGGCGTTTTAATCACCTGCCGCAAGCGCCGCCACCTGGCGGTGGTCGAGGTCTGGGACACCGGCATCGGCATCGCGTTTGAAAACCAGCAAGACATCTTCCGTGAGTTTCACCAGCTGGGCAACCCGGAGCGGGACCGGCGCAAAGGGCTGGGCCTTGGCCTGGCGATTGCAGATGGTCTGGCCAAGGCGCTGGGGCGCGATTTGTCGCTGTCGTCCAGGCCGGGAAGAGGCAGTGTGTTCCGGCTGGCGCTGCCCCTGAGCCACGCCACGGTGGCGCCAGTGGAGCCGGTCTGGAAGCCTGACCCGGCGCATCTGCAAGGCATGCATGTGCTGGTGGTTGATGATGACGAAGCCGTTGTGCTGGGCATGGCGCAATTGCTGCAAGGCTGGGGTTGCCGCTGCGACACCGCAGGCTCGATTGCCGATGCGCTTGCCCTGGCCCGGATGCATACGCCCAACGTGGTCATCAGCGACTACCGTCTGCGCGAGCAGCGCACGGGCGCGGAAGCCATCTCCGCCCTGCGCGGCATGCTGGGAAAGCAAATACCCGCCCTGATGATCACCGGCGATACCGCCCCGGAACGGCTGCGCGAGGCCATGGCCAGCGACGTGCCGCTGTTGCACAAACCCGTTGCACCCGACCAGTTGTACCGGGCTCTGGGCGAGTTGATGCGAAGTATGGCGGCAGGCTAA
- a CDS encoding response regulator transcription factor produces the protein MPPTSILLIDDHALFRSGMRLVLLAGMVNVEVLEAASLEQAVRTVTSPPALVLLDIQLQGVNGLEGLGLFKQRWPGVPLVMLSSAAEPETIRLALSRGAAAFVSKADTAEKIIKVIEQVLSGVPDASAGMARNTPANATPRPRLTPRQCEVLDLLCEGLSNKVIARRLELSEFTVRGHVQAVLGLLGVSSRSQVMFAARRSGLIG, from the coding sequence ATGCCACCCACCAGCATTTTGCTGATTGACGACCATGCCCTGTTTCGCTCAGGCATGCGTCTGGTGCTGCTGGCCGGCATGGTCAATGTCGAGGTGCTTGAGGCCGCATCCCTTGAGCAGGCGGTGCGAACCGTCACCTCGCCACCGGCGCTGGTGCTGCTCGATATCCAGTTGCAGGGCGTGAACGGACTGGAAGGGCTGGGCCTGTTCAAGCAGCGCTGGCCGGGCGTTCCCCTGGTCATGCTGTCATCGGCGGCCGAGCCTGAAACGATTCGCCTGGCGTTGTCGCGAGGCGCAGCGGCTTTTGTCTCCAAGGCCGACACGGCTGAAAAGATCATCAAGGTCATTGAACAGGTCTTGAGCGGCGTGCCGGATGCGAGCGCAGGCATGGCGCGCAACACGCCGGCCAACGCCACACCCAGGCCGCGCCTGACACCGCGCCAGTGCGAGGTGCTGGACCTGCTGTGCGAAGGCCTGTCGAACAAGGTGATTGCGCGCCGTCTGGAGCTGTCGGAATTCACGGTGCGTGGACATGTGCAGGCTGTCCTGGGTTTGCTGGGGGTATCGAGCCGTTCGCAGGTCATGTTTGCCGCACGCCGCAGCGGACTGATTGGCTGA
- a CDS encoding lipocalin-like domain-containing protein translates to MDAPWADPSKNMLVKAALVDETTGILVDFDLKLSQNGPPFIVWGTGVNGGSSSFDTNAATHLKNNNYYYSLTRLQTSGSVTLNGEKLDVSGVTWMDHEYGAFGTAINPVKWVLQDMQLDNGVCISNYATYTSGAPVLNQKAKSEATVQRADGTTYLVESFLTPTGRTWTSGVSGTTYNMQFQIDIPAFNASLVVTSLMDSQEFPVLTKPTYEGVAGATGTFEGKKVTGTAWNEQSV, encoded by the coding sequence ATGGATGCGCCCTGGGCCGATCCGAGTAAAAACATGCTGGTCAAGGCCGCGCTGGTGGACGAAACCACCGGCATTCTGGTGGACTTCGACTTGAAGCTGTCGCAAAACGGACCGCCCTTCATCGTGTGGGGCACAGGCGTCAACGGCGGCAGCAGCAGTTTTGACACCAACGCGGCGACGCACCTGAAAAACAACAATTACTATTACTCGCTGACGCGGCTCCAGACCTCGGGCAGCGTCACGCTCAATGGCGAAAAGCTGGACGTGAGCGGCGTGACCTGGATGGACCATGAATACGGCGCATTCGGTACCGCCATCAACCCCGTCAAATGGGTCTTGCAGGACATGCAACTGGACAACGGCGTGTGCATCTCGAACTACGCGACCTATACCAGCGGGGCGCCGGTGCTCAACCAAAAGGCAAAAAGCGAAGCCACCGTCCAGCGGGCCGACGGCACGACCTATCTGGTGGAGTCCTTTCTCACGCCCACCGGCAGAACATGGACCAGCGGCGTGTCGGGTACAACCTACAACATGCAATTCCAGATCGATATTCCTGCGTTTAACGCATCGCTCGTGGTCACCAGCCTGATGGATTCGCAGGAGTTTCCGGTGTTGACCAAACCCACCTACGAAGGCGTTGCCGGTGCAACCGGGACTTTCGAGGGTAAAAAAGTGACGGGAACGGCCTGGAATGAGCAGTCTGTCTAG
- the iscB gene encoding RNA-guided endonuclease IscB has product MAVFVLDRGGRPLMPCTEKRARLLLKRGRARVHKMLPFTIRVVDIEAEDCGFQALRVKLDPGSKTTGMALVRETAEKNAVAVINLFELMHRGKQISEALTARRGHRRMRRSHLRCRAPRFLNRGNKKSGWLAPSLQHRVDTTLAWVNRLERLAPVSSISTELVRFDMQALENPDIEGAQYQQGTLAGYEVREYLLEKWCRTCAYCGAKGVPLQIEHIQPKSKGGSNRISNLTLACQCCNAKKAALPVEVFLAKQPERLKRIQAQAKRPLKDAAVVNATRWALVNALKATGLAVETASGGRTKFNRIELGLPKTHALDAACVGDVNAITGWQKPTLCIKAMGRGSYQRTRLDKFGCVRGYLTRSKNIQGFQTGDRVKAIVTQGKKTGCHIGRVAVRASGSFNIQTSNGLVQGISHRYCTVVQRGDGYGYQLVAKTDVTGTPPQPRNTSCSALYLPGLKAGVSRAN; this is encoded by the coding sequence ATGGCAGTATTTGTTTTGGATAGAGGTGGCAGGCCACTGATGCCCTGCACCGAAAAGCGTGCCAGACTGCTGCTGAAACGTGGCCGCGCCCGAGTACACAAGATGTTGCCGTTCACCATTCGCGTGGTTGACATCGAAGCCGAAGATTGCGGGTTTCAGGCGCTGCGCGTCAAACTTGATCCGGGCAGTAAAACCACCGGCATGGCTTTGGTGCGGGAAACAGCAGAAAAGAACGCTGTGGCCGTCATCAACCTGTTTGAACTGATGCACCGGGGCAAACAGATCAGCGAAGCACTCACGGCGCGGCGTGGGCATCGCAGAATGCGGCGCAGTCACTTGCGCTGCCGTGCGCCCCGGTTCCTGAACCGGGGCAACAAAAAGTCAGGCTGGCTGGCGCCAAGCCTGCAACACCGGGTTGATACGACGCTGGCATGGGTCAATCGTCTGGAGCGCCTCGCGCCGGTGTCAAGCATCAGCACCGAACTGGTTCGCTTTGACATGCAGGCTTTGGAAAATCCTGATATTGAAGGCGCGCAGTACCAGCAGGGCACCTTGGCGGGATACGAAGTCCGTGAGTACCTGCTTGAGAAATGGTGCCGCACTTGCGCCTACTGCGGCGCCAAGGGTGTGCCGTTGCAGATCGAGCATATCCAGCCCAAGTCCAAGGGTGGTTCAAACCGCATCAGCAATCTGACGCTGGCTTGTCAATGCTGCAACGCAAAAAAGGCGGCTTTGCCGGTTGAAGTTTTTTTAGCCAAGCAGCCCGAGCGTTTGAAGCGTATTCAGGCCCAAGCCAAGCGGCCACTCAAGGATGCCGCTGTCGTCAATGCAACTCGCTGGGCGTTGGTCAACGCACTCAAGGCGACGGGTCTTGCAGTTGAAACAGCATCTGGCGGTAGAACAAAGTTCAATCGAATCGAGTTGGGACTCCCTAAAACCCATGCGCTCGATGCTGCCTGTGTCGGCGATGTGAACGCAATTACCGGCTGGCAGAAGCCGACGCTGTGCATCAAGGCCATGGGGCGCGGCAGTTACCAGCGCACACGGCTGGACAAGTTTGGCTGCGTGCGGGGCTACCTGACCCGCTCTAAAAACATTCAAGGCTTCCAGACTGGCGACAGGGTGAAAGCGATAGTCACCCAGGGAAAGAAGACGGGTTGCCATATCGGACGGGTGGCTGTCAGAGCTTCTGGCAGTTTCAATATCCAGACCAGCAATGGTTTGGTTCAAGGGATATCCCACCGCTATTGCACCGTAGTGCAGCGCGGCGACGGCTACGGTTATCAACTGGTGGCAAAAACGGACGTGACAGGTACGCCACCGCAGCCAAGGAACACTTCGTGTTCCGCGCTCTACCTCCCCGGCCTGAAGGCCGGGGTTTCACGCGCGAACTGA
- a CDS encoding ribbon-helix-helix protein, CopG family, translating into MKRTNIYLTEPSVEKLQELSKQTGLSVAELIRRAIDGFLNKKK; encoded by the coding sequence ATGAAACGGACAAACATCTATCTGACAGAGCCTTCGGTTGAGAAGCTACAAGAGTTGTCAAAACAAACTGGTCTTTCAGTTGCTGAGTTAATTCGTCGCGCTATCGACGGTTTCTTGAACAAGAAAAAATGA
- a CDS encoding FAD binding domain-containing protein: MNLNTITSVKRPATADEVGQWQAGDAWLAGGTWLFSEPQAHLRTLIDLHGLGWPALTPTAGGLDIAATCRIADLHAFRGEASWTAVPLIAACCECLLASFKIWNAATAGGNLCMSLPAGAITSLVVALEGQLTLLSRDGSSRTVAAVDFVTGNNRNILQPGELLRSIHLPASALSKRFAIRRAALTHLGRSAALLAATQAHSGGDILLTVTAATPRPVQLRLPGDVSADALRQALDSAIPADGWFDDVNGSPAYKRHVSHHFAEEIRAELAAIRQASTGVQASTTPP; encoded by the coding sequence TTGAACCTCAATACGATTACTTCCGTCAAACGCCCCGCCACGGCCGATGAAGTCGGCCAGTGGCAGGCTGGCGATGCCTGGCTGGCGGGCGGCACCTGGCTTTTTTCAGAGCCGCAAGCCCATCTGCGAACCCTGATAGACCTGCACGGCCTGGGCTGGCCAGCCTTGACGCCAACGGCCGGCGGGCTGGACATTGCCGCCACCTGCCGCATCGCCGACCTGCATGCATTCCGCGGTGAAGCGTCCTGGACGGCTGTGCCCCTCATCGCCGCCTGCTGCGAATGCCTGCTCGCTTCCTTCAAGATATGGAATGCAGCCACCGCTGGTGGCAATCTCTGCATGTCATTGCCGGCGGGTGCCATCACCTCGCTGGTGGTCGCGCTTGAAGGGCAGCTCACGCTGCTGTCGCGGGATGGCAGTTCAAGAACCGTGGCCGCCGTCGATTTCGTGACGGGCAACAACCGCAACATCCTGCAGCCCGGCGAATTGCTGCGCAGCATCCATCTGCCCGCCAGCGCGCTTTCAAAGCGCTTCGCCATCCGGCGCGCGGCGCTCACGCACCTGGGCCGCTCGGCCGCATTGCTGGCGGCCACCCAGGCGCACAGCGGCGGAGATATCTTGCTGACGGTCACGGCCGCAACGCCCCGTCCGGTGCAGTTGCGACTGCCCGGGGACGTGTCGGCCGATGCGCTTCGCCAGGCCCTTGATTCGGCCATTCCCGCCGACGGCTGGTTTGACGATGTCAACGGAAGCCCGGCCTACAAGCGCCATGTCAGCCATCACTTTGCCGAAGAAATCCGGGCGGAACTCGCCGCGATCCGCCAAGCGTCCACAGGAGTACAGGCGTCAACTACCCCGCCCTAA